In Archangium violaceum, the following are encoded in one genomic region:
- a CDS encoding transposase gives MQQVSRWLPGKAVELVADSAYACREVLRHLPQGVVFVGAMRADASLHRPRTRPCRSPVTGRRLTRDIPLPKPEKLAQDKKFPWLSMTLTLYGKPTQVQYKELVARWSHPAGKTLLKVVIVQVLRGELPIRVFFCTDSSRTARQVIESYACRWGIEVLFRDLKQLLGFSSSRARSRLAVLRTAPWVGMCYTLLVIWYMELKWDTTAMGLPVRPWYRTKHTISFADILRMAQRTLASADWVNPRLLLAKSDDPISLSRPKAA, from the coding sequence GTGCAACAGGTGTCACGCTGGCTACCGGGCAAGGCCGTGGAACTGGTGGCGGACAGCGCTTACGCCTGCCGGGAGGTGCTGCGCCACTTGCCACAAGGTGTTGTTTTCGTGGGAGCCATGCGCGCGGATGCTTCGCTGCACCGTCCGCGCACACGCCCGTGCCGCTCGCCTGTCACCGGCCGACGGCTCACCCGGGACATCCCCCTGCCCAAGCCCGAGAAGCTCGCCCAGGACAAGAAATTCCCCTGGCTGTCCATGACGCTCACCCTGTATGGCAAGCCGACGCAGGTGCAATACAAGGAATTGGTGGCGCGCTGGTCGCATCCCGCTGGGAAGACACTGCTCAAAGTAGTCATCGTCCAAGTGCTTCGCGGAGAACTGCCTATACGCGTCTTTTTTTGCACGGACTCGAGCCGTACCGCTCGACAGGTCATTGAAAGCTATGCCTGCCGGTGGGGAATCGAGGTGCTCTTCCGCGACCTTAAGCAACTGCTGGGCTTCTCCTCCTCGCGAGCGCGCTCCCGCCTGGCGGTGCTGCGGACGGCTCCCTGGGTGGGAATGTGCTACACCCTGCTGGTCATCTGGTACATGGAACTGAAATGGGACACGACAGCCATGGGGCTGCCCGTGCGTCCCTGGTACCGAACCAAACACACTATCAGCTTCGCGGATATTCTTCGCATGGCTCAGCGCACCCTGGCCTCTGCGGACTGGGTCAACCCACGTCTCCTTCTCGCCAAGTCGGATGACCCCATTTCACTGTCTCGGCCGAAAGCCGCATGA
- the tnpB gene encoding IS66 family insertion sequence element accessory protein TnpB (TnpB, as the term is used for proteins encoded by IS66 family insertion elements, is considered an accessory protein, since TnpC, encoded by a neighboring gene, is a DDE family transposase.), with the protein MIGSTRRLAVYAYGQPCDMRKSFDALCGLVTQALGRDFLSGDVFLFVGRDRKRAKALFWDGTGLCLYAKRLEKGRFAPLWRRESGAQPLELTVSELALFLEGSEMVGRAPLSPEPYKLVPLFQAQTVQGVTS; encoded by the coding sequence GTGATTGGCTCCACGCGCAGGCTCGCGGTGTACGCCTACGGGCAGCCGTGCGACATGCGCAAGAGCTTCGATGCGCTGTGCGGGCTGGTGACGCAGGCGCTGGGGCGCGACTTCCTCTCGGGAGACGTCTTCCTCTTCGTCGGACGGGACAGGAAGAGGGCCAAGGCGCTCTTCTGGGACGGCACCGGGCTGTGCTTGTACGCCAAGCGGTTGGAGAAGGGACGCTTCGCCCCGCTGTGGCGGCGCGAGAGTGGCGCGCAGCCGCTTGAGCTGACGGTGTCGGAGCTGGCCCTGTTCCTGGAGGGCAGCGAGATGGTGGGGCGAGCGCCGCTGTCGCCCGAGCCGTACAAACTGGTGCCTCTCTTCCAAGCCCAGACAGTGCAGGGGGTGACTTCGTGA
- a CDS encoding serine/threonine-protein kinase yields the protein MKGPARNDSFPIRPMGPDGLLFEGPEYRYTLVAPLRDGNDPLAIAWRTSPRGQSIPCLVILKRVEMLPEEERRQRAVEEVWLATRLRHPGIAQVYELVEHQGELYVVMEHTPGLFLATAMETALLLGRTLAPAHAVYIAAEVADALHCAWNSQDGDGHPLHVVHRAVSPMSIRLESSGRVKLTDFGVAYSRMAGRLDTPSRVLRAELAYAAPEVMRRQKPDGRADLYSLGMVLLEMLSGQYPLDPPDVNLPAGESPDVVRYNARMRAERPSWTSAGALADRILRFGPEDVERVAQKVPEPLKRILHRALRAHPDDRYQTGGEMRDELCAWLRGQGKRFGRSRAAAELRALVREKPAPQETRAFPLERGVLPTPEEEATAEEEVTEAVLPGPR from the coding sequence GTGAAAGGCCCAGCGCGCAACGACAGCTTCCCCATCCGACCCATGGGTCCTGACGGTCTTCTCTTCGAGGGACCCGAGTATCGCTACACGCTCGTTGCCCCCCTGCGGGACGGGAATGATCCCCTGGCCATCGCCTGGCGCACCTCTCCGCGGGGCCAAAGCATTCCGTGCCTCGTCATCCTCAAGCGCGTGGAGATGCTGCCCGAGGAAGAGCGCCGCCAGCGGGCCGTGGAGGAGGTGTGGCTCGCCACGCGTCTGCGCCACCCCGGAATCGCCCAGGTGTACGAGCTGGTTGAGCACCAGGGCGAGCTCTACGTGGTGATGGAGCACACCCCGGGACTCTTCCTGGCGACAGCCATGGAGACGGCGCTGCTGCTGGGCAGGACGCTCGCACCGGCCCATGCCGTCTACATCGCTGCGGAGGTGGCCGACGCGCTCCACTGTGCATGGAACAGCCAGGACGGGGACGGCCACCCGCTGCACGTGGTCCACCGGGCCGTGAGCCCCATGAGCATCCGGCTGGAGTCCAGCGGCCGGGTGAAGCTCACCGACTTCGGCGTGGCGTACTCGCGGATGGCGGGCCGGTTGGACACGCCCTCCAGGGTACTTCGTGCGGAACTGGCCTACGCCGCCCCAGAGGTGATGCGCCGCCAGAAGCCCGATGGGCGGGCGGACCTCTACTCGCTGGGCATGGTGCTGCTGGAGATGCTGTCGGGTCAGTACCCGCTGGATCCGCCAGACGTGAACCTGCCCGCGGGTGAGTCCCCGGACGTGGTCCGGTACAACGCCCGCATGCGCGCCGAGCGCCCCTCCTGGACGAGCGCGGGGGCGCTGGCCGATCGCATCCTGCGTTTCGGCCCGGAGGACGTGGAGCGGGTAGCCCAAAAGGTGCCCGAGCCGCTCAAGCGTATCCTCCACAGGGCGCTGCGCGCCCACCCGGACGATCGCTACCAGACCGGCGGTGAGATGCGCGACGAGCTGTGCGCGTGGCTGCGCGGCCAGGGCAAGCGGTTCGGACGCTCCAGGGCGGCGGCGGAGCTGAGAGCCCTCGTGCGCGAGAAGCCCGCCCCTCAGGAGACGCGCGCCTTCCCCCTTGAGAGAGGCGTGCTGCCCACCCCCGAGGAGGAAGCCACGGCCGAGGAGGAAGTCACGGAGGCCGTGCTGCCTGGGCCCCGTTAG
- a CDS encoding helix-turn-helix transcriptional regulator gives MKKSNHLTKKKLTVHLGAALREARLKAELTQADVAERVGVATEVYGRVERGNLTPSVPSLRRLCVALRVDANAVLNLNGREATAWLKEPEPTSEESPRLRRLLRTLRQLDDKQLSTVGYVARSLVPPEAR, from the coding sequence ATGAAGAAGAGCAACCACCTGACGAAGAAGAAGTTGACCGTTCACCTGGGCGCGGCCCTGCGAGAGGCCCGGCTCAAGGCCGAGCTGACCCAGGCGGACGTAGCCGAGCGCGTGGGCGTCGCCACTGAGGTCTACGGGCGGGTAGAGAGGGGCAACCTGACCCCGAGTGTCCCCAGTCTGCGGCGGCTGTGCGTGGCTCTCCGGGTAGATGCCAACGCCGTCCTGAATCTCAATGGCCGCGAGGCGACGGCCTGGTTGAAGGAGCCCGAGCCCACCTCGGAAGAGTCGCCGCGACTGCGCCGCCTGCTCCGCACCCTGCGCCAGTTGGACGACAAGCAGCTCTCGACTGTCGGTTACGTGGCGCGTAGCCTCGTGCCGCCCGAGGCCCGTTAG
- a CDS encoding DUF2381 family protein yields the protein MFVLSSTALLGLTLLTVPSDAAEQAPLPTCETGTRYIELTADASNKPPEVCIRPELSINLFFDGKLARVEVEGRERFRRVKMMDDTLTLVASEMLHDGERVPVTVYFQDDVAPTTASFVLVVHPSQAERQVEVSRHERTMASLRLGEQQARAEAQQCREDKARLQEECSGQLGLTGFIVNGWLGKRGVVSRWLKDVTSRSGDALYAQDVITYRAVGPEGRGRVAVEVMLRNRGPVAWTPMGVALVGSKREDLTGLTVWPLKPIAPGESQLMVVELDAAESEARGTYTLKLWAGGADIGSVSLEGVTFP from the coding sequence GTGTTCGTCTTGTCCTCCACCGCCCTGCTCGGGCTGACCCTGCTCACCGTCCCTTCGGATGCCGCCGAGCAGGCTCCGCTTCCCACCTGTGAGACGGGCACGCGCTACATCGAGCTGACGGCGGACGCCTCCAACAAGCCGCCGGAGGTGTGCATTCGGCCGGAGCTGTCCATCAACCTGTTCTTCGACGGGAAGCTGGCGCGCGTGGAAGTGGAGGGGAGGGAGAGGTTCCGCCGGGTGAAGATGATGGACGACACCCTGACGCTCGTGGCGTCGGAGATGCTACATGACGGAGAGCGCGTGCCGGTGACGGTCTATTTCCAGGACGACGTAGCGCCGACGACTGCTTCCTTCGTGCTGGTAGTCCATCCTTCTCAGGCGGAGCGGCAGGTGGAGGTGTCACGTCATGAGCGCACGATGGCCTCCCTTCGGTTGGGCGAGCAGCAGGCGCGAGCCGAGGCCCAGCAGTGCAGGGAGGACAAGGCGCGTCTTCAGGAGGAGTGCAGTGGGCAATTGGGGCTCACGGGATTCATCGTCAACGGATGGCTCGGCAAGAGGGGTGTTGTTTCCCGGTGGCTCAAGGATGTCACCTCACGTTCGGGAGACGCCCTGTACGCGCAGGATGTCATTACCTACCGAGCCGTTGGACCCGAGGGGCGGGGCAGGGTGGCTGTCGAGGTGATGCTGCGCAACCGCGGACCGGTGGCATGGACGCCCATGGGGGTGGCCCTGGTTGGCTCCAAGCGCGAGGATCTGACGGGGCTGACGGTCTGGCCCCTGAAGCCCATTGCTCCGGGGGAGTCGCAGCTCATGGTGGTGGAACTGGACGCTGCGGAGAGCGAGGCCCGGGGCACCTACACTCTCAAGCTGTGGGCGGGAGGAGCCGACATCGGGAGCGTGAGCCTCGAAGGCGTGACGTTCCCATAG
- a CDS encoding helix-turn-helix domain-containing protein — MDEKQRHALGDAARAARLRLGLTQAEVAKKVRLKSGVYGRVERGAMVPSVPTLRRICETLGISSDVLLSLGTRAHEVTTPAPPPAAGEHPELSRIIHILQEWPPERLALLRKLLETADTHLADEG; from the coding sequence ATGGACGAAAAGCAGCGACACGCGCTGGGGGACGCGGCCCGAGCTGCTCGCCTCCGGCTGGGCCTCACGCAGGCGGAAGTAGCCAAGAAGGTTCGCCTGAAGTCCGGGGTCTATGGCCGGGTCGAGCGCGGCGCGATGGTACCGAGCGTGCCGACACTTCGGCGGATCTGCGAGACCCTGGGCATCTCCTCAGACGTGCTCCTGTCCCTGGGGACTCGAGCCCACGAGGTGACGACACCGGCCCCTCCGCCCGCGGCTGGCGAGCACCCGGAGCTCAGCCGCATCATCCACATCTTGCAGGAGTGGCCGCCGGAGCGGTTGGCGCTCCTGCGCAAACTGCTGGAGACGGCCGACACCCACCTCGCGGACGAGGGCTAA
- a CDS encoding DUF2381 family protein, protein MFTLSSTALLGLALFTAPVEATERAPLPTCEAGTRYIELTADTPSKTPEVCIRPELSLTLFFDAKLASVEVEGQERFRRVKLVDDTLTLVASEALHDGERVPVTVYFEDGAAPPSATFVLVVHPSQAERQVEVSRHERTVASLRQGEQQARAEAQQCREEKARLQAECSGQGGLMGLIVNRWLGKKGVVARELKAVTSRPGDPLAAWKVISYRAVGPDGRGRVAVEMELFNWGTVTWTPSGAALVGSKHEELTGLTVWPLEPIPPRKSKRIVVELNAAESEARGTFTLKLWAAEAGAEGLALGGVTFP, encoded by the coding sequence GTGTTCACCTTGTCCTCCACCGCCCTGCTCGGGCTGGCCCTGTTCACCGCACCCGTCGAGGCTACCGAGCGGGCGCCGCTCCCCACCTGCGAAGCGGGGACGCGCTACATCGAGCTGACGGCGGACACCCCCAGCAAGACGCCGGAGGTGTGCATCCGGCCGGAGTTGTCCCTCACGCTGTTCTTCGACGCGAAGCTCGCGAGCGTGGAGGTCGAGGGGCAGGAGCGGTTCCGCCGGGTGAAGCTGGTGGACGACACCCTGACGCTCGTGGCCTCGGAGGCGCTGCACGATGGGGAGCGCGTGCCGGTGACGGTCTATTTCGAGGACGGCGCGGCGCCACCGAGTGCCACCTTCGTGCTGGTGGTCCACCCATCCCAGGCGGAGCGCCAGGTAGAGGTATCGCGCCACGAGCGTACCGTGGCCTCCCTCCGGCAGGGCGAGCAGCAGGCACGAGCCGAGGCCCAGCAGTGCCGGGAGGAGAAGGCGCGTCTCCAGGCCGAGTGCAGTGGGCAGGGTGGGCTCATGGGGCTCATCGTCAACCGATGGCTCGGCAAGAAGGGCGTTGTCGCCCGGGAGCTCAAGGCCGTCACCTCGCGCCCAGGGGATCCCCTCGCCGCATGGAAGGTCATCAGCTACCGGGCCGTTGGACCTGATGGGCGGGGACGAGTGGCCGTGGAGATGGAGCTGTTCAACTGGGGAACGGTGACCTGGACGCCCTCGGGAGCGGCCCTGGTGGGCTCCAAGCACGAGGAGCTGACGGGGCTGACGGTGTGGCCCCTGGAGCCCATCCCGCCGAGGAAGTCGAAACGCATCGTGGTCGAGCTGAACGCGGCGGAGAGCGAGGCCCGGGGTACCTTCACGCTCAAACTGTGGGCGGCAGAGGCCGGAGCTGAGGGCCTCGCCCTCGGCGGCGTGACGTTCCCGTAG
- the tnpC gene encoding IS66 family transposase codes for MSFQLTTEKDVERLRQAALLLEAENKRLVARVVELTRKLMSARGQDAEELQLRLQELERQLAQRTGELFGRSSEKRPRGEQDEGKQAGPAEPARGHGPRTQPTLPLLEEVHTLEEPDKQCPECGGALTEMKGCYEEAEEVDVVERRFVLRRHKRQKYRCGCGGCVETALGPPKLQPGGRYSVDFAVEVAVAKYLDHMPLERQVRTMQREGLAVDSQTLWDQIDALARLLSPAHEALHQALLTREILGGDETRWPLLGSKSQTRWYAWALCAPDAVVYRIQEGRDVEAARNMLKDFRGVLMTDGLSTYESVAGKSAGISLVNCWMHARRKFVECAEAFPQANEALDMIAELYAVEREYKQGPENLARLLELRQQKSRPIIERLHQWACEQRVLPQSALGQAIKYMSNRWTGLTRFLTDPRVPLDNGATERAMRGLAVGRKNHYGSRSRRGTEVAALYYSLMETAKLCGVDPKRYLREAALAALRGEALPLPNQLAQPAEG; via the coding sequence ATGAGCTTCCAGCTTACGACGGAGAAGGACGTGGAGAGGCTGCGCCAGGCGGCCCTGTTGCTGGAGGCGGAGAACAAGCGCCTGGTGGCGCGCGTGGTGGAGCTCACGCGCAAGCTGATGAGCGCGCGGGGCCAGGACGCCGAGGAATTGCAGTTGCGCTTGCAGGAGTTGGAGCGGCAGCTCGCGCAGCGCACCGGCGAGCTGTTTGGCCGCTCCAGCGAGAAGCGCCCCCGCGGCGAGCAGGACGAGGGGAAACAGGCCGGGCCGGCCGAGCCCGCGCGCGGCCACGGCCCGCGCACCCAGCCCACACTGCCACTGCTGGAGGAAGTGCACACGCTGGAGGAGCCAGACAAGCAGTGTCCCGAGTGCGGCGGGGCGCTGACGGAAATGAAGGGTTGCTACGAGGAGGCCGAGGAGGTGGACGTGGTGGAGCGGCGCTTCGTGCTGCGCCGCCACAAGCGACAGAAGTACCGCTGCGGGTGCGGCGGATGCGTGGAGACGGCCCTGGGCCCGCCCAAGCTTCAGCCCGGCGGGCGCTACTCGGTGGACTTCGCCGTGGAAGTGGCCGTGGCCAAGTACCTCGACCACATGCCGCTGGAGCGGCAGGTGAGAACCATGCAGCGCGAGGGGCTGGCGGTGGACAGCCAGACGCTTTGGGACCAGATAGACGCGCTGGCGCGGCTGCTGTCGCCCGCGCACGAGGCGCTGCACCAGGCGCTGCTGACGCGGGAGATTCTGGGGGGAGACGAGACGCGCTGGCCGCTGCTGGGCAGCAAGAGTCAGACGCGCTGGTACGCCTGGGCACTGTGCGCTCCTGACGCCGTGGTGTACCGGATACAGGAGGGCCGGGACGTGGAGGCCGCGCGCAACATGCTCAAGGACTTCCGTGGAGTCCTCATGACGGATGGGCTGAGCACATACGAGAGCGTGGCGGGCAAGAGCGCGGGCATATCTCTGGTGAACTGCTGGATGCACGCGCGGCGCAAATTCGTCGAGTGCGCGGAAGCCTTCCCCCAGGCGAACGAAGCCCTGGACATGATTGCCGAGCTGTACGCGGTGGAGCGCGAGTATAAGCAGGGGCCCGAGAACCTGGCGCGCCTGCTGGAACTGCGACAGCAGAAGAGCCGTCCCATTATCGAGCGGCTGCACCAGTGGGCGTGCGAGCAGCGCGTCCTGCCCCAGTCGGCGCTGGGCCAGGCAATCAAATACATGAGCAACCGGTGGACGGGGCTGACACGGTTTCTGACGGACCCGCGGGTGCCGCTGGACAATGGAGCCACCGAGCGTGCCATGCGCGGGCTGGCGGTGGGCCGCAAGAACCACTACGGCAGCCGGAGCCGGCGCGGCACCGAGGTGGCGGCCCTCTACTACAGCCTGATGGAGACGGCGAAGCTATGCGGGGTGGACCCCAAGCGCTACCTGCGAGAGGCCGCGCTGGCGGCCCTGCGCGGGGAAGCGCTCCCCCTGCCCAACCAACTCGCTCAGCCCGCCGAGGGCTGA
- the sitA5 gene encoding SitA5 family polymorphic toxin: protein MFTRLVGSRPAGTRQRPWLGTWALILLFLHAACATSVPRGGLLVGSSYRPPTPRFHEDARLSTAETEAEEVEEGEAADALVHVSLPTRFGAVQVSDFELNEALATLVLNMPLRVAGSSFPLYLHRKLALASFPLTGEEWRTPLARSYGSFCERNGTPGDCLELFKDGPGLSGEDKRDLALALSVNAALEARDAELRSMFSTTQLWTTLSLTIIGYLALVSAPEPVSKGVAAALALLMWGYLGWELFDLVRAWFKLWEEAAEASTFAELREAGDRFGKVIGPNSVRILLLLGTAAVGKTAALVSKAPKLPGFAKAAGALESHAGIRDVLTAVQEADKVKVAVAEGTFSVVLPANIVAMTVNGPSKSEHARQRQMEGRPVGTAFNDARNARPADVFIQSENGRFVVRGPNGREHIFEQNGTHVTTVAGRSAAAHRSRVQSGVLRLATEHEFNAFKSLFGR from the coding sequence ATGTTCACCCGTCTTGTTGGTTCGCGCCCGGCAGGCACGCGGCAGCGCCCCTGGTTGGGTACTTGGGCCCTCATCCTCCTCTTCCTCCACGCAGCGTGCGCCACGAGTGTTCCTCGGGGCGGCCTGCTGGTGGGTTCGTCCTACCGGCCACCGACACCCCGTTTCCATGAGGATGCCCGGCTTTCCACGGCTGAAACGGAAGCTGAGGAGGTGGAGGAGGGCGAGGCCGCGGACGCGCTGGTTCACGTCTCCCTGCCCACCCGATTCGGGGCAGTGCAGGTGAGCGACTTCGAGCTTAACGAAGCCCTCGCCACCCTGGTGCTGAACATGCCGCTGCGGGTGGCCGGCTCCAGTTTCCCGCTCTACCTCCACCGGAAGCTGGCGCTGGCCTCCTTCCCGCTCACGGGCGAGGAGTGGCGCACGCCCCTGGCGCGGTCCTACGGGAGCTTCTGCGAGCGGAATGGCACGCCGGGCGACTGCCTCGAGTTGTTCAAGGACGGGCCGGGCCTGAGCGGCGAGGACAAGCGCGACCTCGCCCTGGCGCTCTCCGTGAATGCGGCACTGGAGGCCCGGGACGCGGAGCTGCGCTCCATGTTCTCCACGACGCAGCTGTGGACGACGCTGAGCCTCACCATCATTGGATATCTCGCCTTGGTTTCGGCACCCGAGCCCGTTTCTAAAGGTGTCGCTGCTGCACTGGCCCTGCTCATGTGGGGCTACCTGGGCTGGGAGCTCTTCGACCTGGTACGGGCCTGGTTCAAGCTATGGGAGGAGGCGGCGGAGGCCAGCACGTTCGCGGAGCTGCGCGAGGCGGGAGACCGCTTCGGCAAGGTCATCGGGCCCAACAGCGTGCGGATTCTCCTCCTGCTGGGCACGGCGGCGGTGGGGAAGACGGCGGCGCTCGTGTCCAAGGCTCCGAAGCTGCCGGGCTTCGCGAAAGCCGCCGGTGCACTCGAGTCCCATGCCGGCATCCGAGACGTGCTGACGGCCGTGCAGGAGGCGGACAAGGTGAAGGTCGCCGTGGCCGAGGGCACCTTCAGTGTCGTCCTTCCCGCCAATATCGTGGCCATGACGGTGAACGGGCCATCGAAGTCCGAGCATGCCCGGCAGCGACAGATGGAAGGCCGGCCTGTCGGGACAGCGTTCAACGATGCGAGGAACGCTCGCCCTGCCGATGTCTTCATTCAGTCGGAGAACGGCAGATTCGTCGTTCGGGGTCCGAACGGTCGAGAACACATCTTCGAGCAGAACGGTACGCACGTTACGACTGTAGCTGGGCGCAGCGCGGCTGCGCACAGGAGTAGAGTCCAAAGTGGTGTTCTCCGGCTGGCTACCGAGCACGAGTTCAATGCATTCAAGTCTCTCTTCGGGAGGTGA
- a CDS encoding serine/threonine-protein kinase — MKEPSSSDSFPIHPTGLDGLLFEGPEYRYTFVAPLADAHDPMAIARRTSLLGESVPCLVILKRVQMPPEEERRQRAVEEVRLATRLQHPGIAQVYELAEHQGEPYVVMEHSPGLFLATAMETALLLGKTLAPAHAVYIAAQVADALHYAWNSQDEEGRPLHVVHRAVSPMSIRLESSGRVKLTDFGVAYSRMVGRLDTPSKVLRAELDYAAPEVMRHQEPDGRADLYSLGMVLLEMLSGQYPLDSPDERLPFRETPEANRYNARVRAERPSWTSVGELADRVLSFGPENVERVARKVPEPLKLILHKALRGNPDERYQTGGEMRDELCAWLSIQGKRFGRARAAAELRALMREKPAPQETRAFPIERGVLPTPEEEATAEEEVTEEEKTDRSE; from the coding sequence GTGAAAGAGCCATCAAGCAGCGACAGCTTCCCCATCCACCCCACAGGTCTTGACGGTCTTCTCTTCGAGGGGCCCGAGTACCGCTACACCTTCGTCGCCCCGCTGGCGGACGCACATGACCCCATGGCCATCGCTCGGCGCACCTCCTTGCTCGGGGAGAGCGTTCCGTGCCTCGTCATCCTCAAGCGGGTGCAGATGCCCCCCGAGGAGGAGCGCCGCCAGCGGGCCGTAGAGGAGGTTCGGCTTGCTACCCGGTTGCAGCACCCCGGTATCGCCCAGGTGTACGAGCTGGCGGAGCACCAGGGCGAGCCCTACGTGGTGATGGAGCACTCCCCGGGCCTCTTCCTGGCGACGGCCATGGAGACGGCGCTGCTGTTGGGCAAGACGCTCGCACCGGCCCATGCCGTCTACATCGCCGCCCAGGTGGCCGACGCGCTCCACTACGCCTGGAACAGCCAGGACGAGGAGGGCCGACCGCTGCACGTTGTCCACCGGGCGGTGAGCCCCATGAGCATCCGGCTGGAGTCCAGCGGCCGGGTGAAGCTCACCGACTTCGGGGTGGCGTACTCGCGGATGGTCGGACGGCTGGACACACCCTCCAAGGTGCTGCGCGCGGAGTTGGACTATGCCGCTCCCGAGGTGATGCGCCACCAGGAGCCCGATGGGCGGGCCGACCTCTACTCGCTGGGCATGGTGCTGCTGGAGATGCTGTCGGGCCAGTACCCGCTGGACTCACCGGACGAGAGGCTGCCGTTCCGCGAGACTCCGGAAGCAAACCGGTACAACGCCCGCGTGCGCGCCGAGCGTCCCTCCTGGACGAGCGTGGGGGAGCTGGCCGACCGCGTCCTGAGCTTCGGCCCGGAAAATGTGGAGCGCGTGGCCCGGAAGGTGCCCGAGCCGCTCAAACTCATCCTGCACAAGGCCCTGCGCGGCAATCCGGACGAGCGCTACCAGACGGGCGGTGAGATGAGGGACGAGCTGTGCGCGTGGCTGAGCATCCAGGGCAAGCGGTTCGGACGCGCCAGGGCAGCGGCGGAACTGCGAGCCCTCATGCGCGAGAAGCCCGCCCCTCAGGAGACGCGCGCTTTTCCCATCGAGAGGGGCGTACTGCCTACCCCCGAGGAGGAAGCCACGGCCGAGGAGGAAGTCACGGAGGAGGAGAAGACGGACCGGAGCGAGTGA
- a CDS encoding transposase: MSVVPKKEAEEMDMKEQAEKFRKVVQERGGVGPRARYTEEQRQEALEYVRARQQQGASVEEAAKELGMSSWTLSRWGSAARRATQQQPAREALVPVEIKAERAQARGRGLVVHGPGGVRVEGLSLEDAVRLLRGLQ, encoded by the coding sequence ATGTCCGTCGTCCCCAAGAAGGAGGCGGAAGAGATGGACATGAAGGAGCAGGCGGAGAAGTTCCGGAAGGTGGTGCAAGAGCGGGGAGGAGTGGGCCCGAGAGCGCGCTACACGGAGGAGCAGAGACAGGAAGCGTTGGAGTACGTGCGAGCGCGCCAGCAGCAGGGGGCGAGCGTGGAGGAAGCGGCGAAGGAGTTGGGCATGAGCAGCTGGACGCTCAGCCGGTGGGGCAGCGCGGCGCGCCGAGCCACCCAGCAGCAGCCCGCGAGGGAGGCGCTGGTGCCCGTCGAGATAAAGGCCGAGCGTGCCCAGGCTCGAGGAAGGGGGCTGGTGGTGCACGGGCCGGGGGGAGTCCGGGTGGAGGGGCTGTCGCTGGAAGACGCGGTGCGGTTGCTGAGGGGGCTGCAGTGA